The Clostridia bacterium genome includes a window with the following:
- the pepF gene encoding oligoendopeptidase F has protein sequence MKRDQIDPRYKWNLDSIIKESDWEKAFSDLSSSKDALAAYRGKLADKEVLLACLKEESARSIVLENLYVFAKMKQDEDTALSSSQSRVGRIRTLAAELSGLSSFITPEILSSYSEKELLELSSLEAFSDYSYVLTELARNRKRYLSDKEEKILARVSQVAGGYQNAFTMFDNADVKFKDVKNDAGETVRLTHGVYSELLMSANREVRRGAYESMFSAYKDMINTIGALYLGNIEKDEFFAFFRGYKTALEMYMDGENVSVEAYLNLLKGVESGLPALKKYLDYRKKALGLPSLTMYDLHVPVAKNADIKLEYEDAYDLVIRALSCLGEDYVRLLEKARDEGWIDVYETENKRSGAYSWGTYTSHPYVLLNYKKTTHDVFTIAHELGHAIHSYKSNAAQPFPKAGYEIFVAEIASTVNEMLLIRYLLKEGKADRNFLLAYLADMFRTTFFRQTMFAEFEKAAHEKVENDGTVTPEELCEIYSALNVKYYGEEPTDELIRYEWARIPHFYTSYYVYKYATGIVSAAAISKDIFEGKEGALEGYMRFLSLGGSKPPLEILKEAGVDLTSSEPFEKAVALFSEAVSELSGHEA, from the coding sequence ATGAAAAGAGATCAGATCGATCCTCGTTATAAATGGAATTTGGACAGCATCATTAAAGAATCGGATTGGGAAAAAGCCTTTTCCGATCTTTCCTCTTCGAAAGACGCGCTTGCCGCTTATCGGGGAAAGCTCGCGGATAAAGAGGTTTTGCTCGCCTGCTTGAAAGAAGAGAGCGCGCGTTCGATCGTCTTGGAGAATTTGTACGTTTTCGCAAAAATGAAGCAGGACGAGGACACGGCGCTTTCCTCGTCGCAAAGTCGCGTCGGGCGCATACGGACGCTGGCGGCGGAACTTTCGGGATTGTCCAGTTTCATAACGCCGGAGATCCTTTCCTCTTATTCCGAGAAAGAATTGCTCGAACTCTCTTCGCTCGAAGCCTTTTCCGATTATTCCTACGTCTTGACCGAACTCGCGAGAAACCGCAAGCGTTATCTTTCCGATAAGGAAGAGAAGATCCTCGCGCGCGTCTCCCAAGTCGCGGGCGGCTATCAAAACGCCTTTACGATGTTCGATAACGCCGACGTCAAGTTTAAGGACGTAAAAAACGACGCGGGCGAAACCGTCCGCCTTACGCACGGCGTGTACAGCGAACTTTTGATGAGCGCGAACCGCGAAGTTCGCCGCGGAGCGTACGAGAGTATGTTCTCGGCGTATAAGGATATGATCAACACGATCGGCGCGTTGTATCTCGGCAACATCGAGAAGGACGAATTCTTTGCGTTCTTCCGCGGATATAAGACCGCGCTCGAAATGTATATGGACGGCGAGAACGTCAGTGTGGAAGCTTATTTGAACCTTTTGAAAGGGGTGGAGTCGGGGCTTCCCGCGCTTAAAAAGTATTTGGATTATCGCAAGAAGGCGTTGGGGCTTCCCTCGCTTACGATGTACGATCTGCACGTCCCCGTCGCGAAAAACGCCGACATTAAACTCGAATACGAGGACGCGTACGATCTCGTGATCCGCGCGCTGTCCTGCCTCGGCGAAGATTACGTTCGCTTGCTTGAAAAGGCGAGAGACGAGGGCTGGATCGACGTCTACGAGACCGAAAACAAGCGCAGCGGCGCGTATTCTTGGGGAACGTACACTTCGCATCCGTACGTCCTTTTGAACTACAAGAAGACGACGCACGACGTCTTTACGATCGCGCACGAACTCGGTCACGCGATCCATTCCTATAAATCCAACGCCGCGCAGCCTTTCCCCAAAGCGGGCTATGAGATCTTCGTCGCGGAGATCGCTTCCACGGTAAACGAAATGCTTTTGATCCGCTATCTTCTGAAAGAAGGCAAAGCGGACAGAAATTTCCTTTTAGCCTATCTTGCGGATATGTTCCGAACGACGTTCTTCCGTCAGACGATGTTTGCGGAGTTTGAGAAAGCGGCGCACGAAAAGGTCGAGAACGACGGAACGGTAACGCCCGAGGAACTTTGCGAGATTTATTCCGCGCTGAACGTTAAGTATTACGGGGAAGAGCCGACGGACGAACTCATTCGTTACGAATGGGCGCGTATTCCGCATTTTTACACGTCGTATTACGTCTATAAATACGCGACGGGCATTGTCTCCGCCGCCGCGATCTCCAAGGATATTTTCGAAGGAAAAGAGGGCGCACTCGAAGGTTATATGCGCTTTTTATCGCTCGGCGGCAGCAAACCGCCCCTCGAAATCTTAAAAGAAGCGGGCGTGGATCTGACGTCTTCCGAGCCGTTTGAAAAAGCGGTCGCGCTTTTCTCGGAAGCCGTCTCGGAATTAAGCGGTCATGAAGCGTAA
- the leuS gene encoding leucine--tRNA ligase has protein sequence MKDYRPQEIEPKWQKIWEEKGLFKAKDFSDKPKFYGLIEFPYPSGAGLHVGHIRAFTSMEVIARKRRLQGYNVLFPIGWDAFGLPTENYAMKTNQHPRIVTDRNIKTFVSQLKRVGYSFDWDRTVDTTDPSYYKWTQWIFIQLFKRGLAYRSNTYVNFCENCKVVLSNEESQGGKCDRCGSPVIQKQKDVWFLKIRDYADKLLSGLEGLDFLPRVKTEQENWIGRSYGAEIDFPVTTGGNLRVFTTRADTIFGVTFMCIAPEHPLIEENKDKIENMAEVEAYREAARRKNEFERVQLQKDKTGVMLKGVKAINPLTKKEVPIFVADYVMMGYGTGAIMAVPAHDTRDYDFAKKYSLPIIQVIDGEVDLEKEAYTDIYNGVMINSDFLNGKPVKEAIASMIDYIEQRKIGERKVNYNMKDWAFNRQRYWGEPIPIVYCDKCGMVPVPEEELPLRLPDLENYKPTDTGESPLSHVTDWVNCSCPKCGGKARRETDTMPQWAGSSWYFLRYIDPKNDNVLADKKKLEYWGPVDWYNGGMEHVTRHLIYSRFWNRFLYDIGAVPFPEPYKRRTAQGLLLGSDGNKMSKSLGNVVNPNECIDKFGSDVLRTYIMFIGDYERPAPWSDNSIVGCKRFIERLWRLAEIVTDEEGYSAKHTSSIHKLIKKVSEDYEATGFNTAIAAMMGFVNEIYADNYITKGELKTLLTLFYPVAPHVTEEINEMIGNKTLIAESAWPVYDEKHLVSSEVEIPVQILGKLKGRITVSRDASQEEAVAAVMDSDAAQALAGKTIVKVIYVPGKIINFIVR, from the coding sequence ATGAAAGACTATCGTCCGCAGGAAATCGAACCGAAGTGGCAAAAGATTTGGGAAGAGAAAGGATTGTTCAAAGCGAAAGATTTCAGCGATAAGCCGAAATTTTACGGTTTGATCGAGTTTCCGTATCCTTCCGGCGCGGGGTTACACGTCGGGCATATCCGCGCGTTCACCTCGATGGAAGTGATCGCGAGAAAGAGAAGATTGCAAGGCTATAACGTCCTGTTCCCGATCGGGTGGGACGCGTTCGGTCTGCCTACCGAAAACTATGCGATGAAGACCAATCAGCATCCGCGCATCGTTACCGACCGCAATATCAAGACCTTCGTTTCTCAGCTCAAACGCGTCGGCTATTCCTTCGATTGGGATCGCACGGTGGACACGACCGATCCGTCTTATTATAAATGGACGCAATGGATCTTCATTCAGCTGTTCAAGCGCGGGCTTGCTTATCGCAGCAATACCTACGTCAATTTCTGCGAGAACTGCAAAGTCGTCCTTTCGAACGAGGAATCGCAAGGGGGCAAATGCGATCGCTGCGGCTCGCCCGTTATCCAAAAACAAAAGGACGTTTGGTTTTTGAAGATCCGCGACTATGCGGATAAGCTCCTTTCCGGGCTCGAAGGCTTGGATTTCCTTCCGAGGGTCAAGACCGAGCAGGAGAACTGGATCGGCAGATCCTACGGCGCGGAGATCGATTTCCCCGTAACGACGGGCGGCAACCTTCGCGTCTTCACGACGCGTGCGGACACGATCTTCGGCGTCACCTTTATGTGTATCGCTCCCGAGCATCCTTTGATCGAAGAGAACAAAGACAAGATCGAGAATATGGCGGAAGTCGAAGCCTATCGCGAAGCGGCGCGCCGCAAGAATGAATTCGAGCGCGTCCAGCTTCAAAAAGACAAGACGGGCGTTATGCTGAAAGGCGTAAAGGCGATCAATCCTTTGACGAAGAAAGAAGTCCCGATCTTCGTTGCGGATTACGTTATGATGGGCTACGGCACGGGCGCGATTATGGCGGTCCCCGCGCACGATACCCGCGACTACGATTTTGCGAAGAAATATTCTCTTCCGATCATTCAGGTCATCGACGGAGAAGTCGACCTCGAAAAAGAAGCCTACACCGATATTTATAACGGCGTTATGATCAACAGCGATTTCCTGAACGGAAAGCCCGTCAAGGAAGCGATCGCTTCGATGATCGACTATATCGAGCAGAGAAAGATCGGCGAAAGAAAGGTCAATTACAATATGAAAGACTGGGCGTTCAACCGTCAAAGATATTGGGGCGAACCCATTCCTATCGTCTATTGCGACAAATGCGGAATGGTTCCCGTTCCCGAGGAAGAGCTTCCGCTCCGCTTGCCCGATCTCGAAAATTACAAGCCGACGGATACCGGCGAATCGCCGCTCTCTCACGTCACGGATTGGGTGAATTGCTCTTGCCCGAAGTGCGGAGGAAAAGCGCGCCGCGAGACGGACACGATGCCGCAGTGGGCGGGATCGTCTTGGTACTTCCTGCGCTATATCGACCCGAAGAACGACAACGTGCTTGCGGATAAAAAGAAACTCGAATATTGGGGCCCCGTGGATTGGTATAACGGCGGTATGGAGCACGTTACGCGTCACTTGATCTATTCCCGTTTCTGGAACCGCTTCCTTTACGATATCGGCGCGGTGCCGTTCCCCGAACCGTATAAAAGACGCACGGCGCAAGGTCTGCTCCTCGGCAGCGACGGAAACAAAATGAGCAAATCCCTCGGAAACGTCGTCAACCCGAACGAGTGCATCGACAAATTCGGATCGGACGTTTTGAGAACGTATATCATGTTTATCGGCGATTACGAGCGTCCCGCGCCCTGGTCGGATAATTCGATCGTCGGCTGTAAGCGTTTCATCGAAAGGCTTTGGAGACTCGCCGAGATCGTTACGGACGAGGAAGGATACAGCGCGAAGCACACGAGCTCGATCCATAAACTCATCAAGAAGGTCTCGGAAGACTATGAAGCGACGGGCTTCAATACCGCGATCGCCGCGATGATGGGCTTCGTAAACGAGATCTACGCCGATAACTATATCACGAAAGGGGAGCTTAAAACCCTTTTGACGCTGTTCTATCCGGTCGCGCCGCACGTCACCGAAGAGATTAACGAAATGATCGGGAATAAGACGCTCATCGCGGAAAGCGCTTGGCCGGTCTACGACGAAAAGCATCTTGTTTCGAGCGAAGTCGAGATCCCCGTCCAGATCCTCGGAAAACTCAAAGGCAGGATCACCGTCTCCCGCGACGCGTCGCAGGAAGAAGCGGTCGCCGCCGTGATGGATTCGGACGCAGCGCAGGCGCTTGCGGGTAAGACGATCGTCAAAGTCATCTACGTCCCCGGAAAGATCATAAACTTTATCGTCAGATAA
- the dnaB gene encoding replicative DNA helicase: MAREEKKKIRTYPASVEAEKSVLAAFMIDNRAAMDHLGKLKEDDFSLPAHKSIFAAMRELYLESHPLDLVSVSDKMRLKGTLAEAGDFPYLSQIASSIPSAAGCGYYVDILKRDGLLRKLLEVSKDIAENVYTSENGEESLSYAQQRILSVTQAQEKSSLAPVGPIVDEVIHKIEEQHANPDSDKGLMTGFANLDYVTNGFQRSDLVILAARPGVGKTAFALNIATNIAQRDENKNILIFSLEMSDQQLVQRMLCSLTGIKNTSISKSELELNEFVLLNKARQQLWKSHIYVDQTTLQTPGDILAKCRRFMIEHKCEIDLIIIDYMQLMTFPGKENRQQEVAEISRHMKLLAKEINTPVIVLSQMSRSAEKLNEKPQLHDLRDSGSIEQDADIVAFLHKVKNQPPEDTIVELLIEKFRNGQTGSLAYEWHGSNFRFVSTDSERLKHIKQIAVQSADGGSQQENKQEGGEQE; the protein is encoded by the coding sequence ATGGCGCGGGAAGAAAAGAAAAAAATTCGAACGTACCCTGCGAGCGTGGAGGCGGAAAAGAGCGTTCTCGCCGCTTTTATGATCGATAACCGAGCGGCGATGGACCATTTGGGCAAGCTGAAAGAGGATGATTTTTCTCTCCCTGCTCATAAGTCTATTTTTGCGGCGATGCGAGAGCTTTATCTCGAAAGCCATCCGCTCGATCTCGTCAGCGTTTCGGATAAAATGCGCTTGAAAGGGACGCTCGCCGAAGCGGGCGATTTCCCCTATCTTTCGCAGATCGCGTCCTCGATTCCGAGCGCCGCGGGTTGCGGCTATTACGTCGACATCTTAAAGCGCGACGGGCTTCTCCGAAAGCTTCTCGAAGTCTCCAAAGATATCGCGGAGAACGTCTACACTTCGGAAAACGGCGAGGAAAGCCTTTCCTACGCGCAACAGCGTATTTTGAGCGTTACGCAGGCGCAGGAGAAATCGTCCTTGGCGCCCGTCGGTCCGATCGTGGACGAAGTCATCCATAAGATCGAGGAGCAACACGCGAACCCCGATTCGGATAAAGGTCTTATGACGGGATTCGCGAATCTCGATTACGTCACGAACGGATTCCAAAGAAGCGATCTCGTGATCCTCGCGGCAAGACCGGGCGTAGGTAAGACGGCGTTCGCCTTGAATATCGCGACGAATATCGCGCAAAGGGACGAAAACAAGAATATTTTGATCTTTTCGCTCGAAATGTCGGATCAACAGCTCGTCCAGCGTATGCTTTGTTCGTTGACCGGTATCAAAAATACCAGCATTTCGAAAAGCGAACTTGAACTCAATGAATTCGTGCTTTTGAATAAGGCGCGCCAGCAACTTTGGAAAAGCCATATTTACGTCGATCAGACGACGCTCCAAACGCCGGGCGATATCCTTGCCAAGTGCCGTCGCTTTATGATCGAGCATAAGTGCGAGATCGATCTCATTATCATCGACTATATGCAGCTTATGACTTTCCCCGGGAAGGAAAACCGTCAGCAGGAAGTCGCGGAGATCAGCCGTCATATGAAACTTCTCGCAAAAGAGATCAACACCCCCGTTATCGTCCTTTCGCAGATGTCCAGAAGCGCGGAAAAGCTGAACGAAAAGCCGCAACTCCACGACCTCAGAGACAGCGGCTCGATCGAGCAGGACGCGGATATCGTCGCGTTCCTGCATAAGGTGAAGAATCAACCGCCCGAGGATACGATCGTCGAACTTCTTATCGAGAAATTCAGAAACGGTCAGACGGGCAGCCTCGCGTATGAGTGGCACGGCAGTAATTTCAGATTCGTTTCGACAGACAGCGAACGGTTGAAGCATATCAAGCAGATCGCCGTTCAAAGCGCGGACGGAGGCTCTCAGCAAGAGAATAAACAAGAAGGCGGCGAACAAGAATGA
- the acpP gene encoding acyl carrier protein, which translates to MNLQKVKEIIAEHFSVDPADLSPETDLVKELHADSLDLVELIMAFEDAFDLTIPDEVAMAVRKISDIVDYLEKSE; encoded by the coding sequence ATGAATTTGCAAAAAGTAAAAGAAATCATCGCGGAGCATTTTTCGGTCGACCCGGCGGATCTTTCGCCCGAAACCGATCTCGTCAAAGAATTGCACGCCGATTCTTTGGATCTCGTCGAACTCATTATGGCGTTTGAAGACGCGTTCGATCTGACGATCCCGGACGAAGTCGCGATGGCTGTCAGAAAGATCTCCGACATCGTCGATTATTTGGAAAAATCCGAATAA
- a CDS encoding RNA methyltransferase, with protein sequence MKDVGERLQEILAPYRLLNVGEGHSAIKTIKAIQTNSRPNPKRMFVAEGFWLASLALDAGLRVESVIIAPECVYTQECVTLAENLLKVAETAFTVSKKVFERVAEKDKPDGIIAVCQMKETKPSDLTFDDKAVVLVLDGIEIPGNMGTLVRVADGAGADAVVIVNRKARLTHPKFIHSTMGAAFNVPIVEFEDADEAFEFLKSKNFTVYLADSRAEKMYYELPYGKRVAFVLGSERYGISRAWYDKDVSLVAIPMLGKCDSLNVGVAGTVLLYEACVKNKIGGKR encoded by the coding sequence ATGAAAGACGTCGGCGAAAGACTGCAAGAGATCCTCGCGCCGTATCGTCTTTTGAACGTCGGCGAGGGGCATAGCGCGATCAAGACGATCAAAGCGATTCAAACCAATTCGAGACCCAATCCCAAGAGGATGTTCGTCGCGGAAGGCTTTTGGCTCGCCTCTCTCGCGCTGGACGCGGGGCTTCGGGTCGAAAGCGTGATCATCGCGCCCGAATGCGTTTACACGCAAGAGTGCGTCACGCTCGCGGAGAATCTTTTGAAAGTCGCCGAAACCGCTTTTACGGTCAGTAAAAAAGTTTTCGAGCGCGTGGCGGAAAAGGATAAACCGGACGGGATCATCGCCGTTTGCCAAATGAAGGAAACGAAGCCGTCCGACTTGACTTTCGACGACAAAGCGGTCGTCCTCGTCTTGGACGGGATCGAGATCCCCGGCAATATGGGTACGCTTGTTCGCGTGGCGGACGGCGCGGGCGCGGATGCGGTCGTCATCGTCAATCGCAAAGCGCGTCTTACGCACCCGAAATTCATCCACAGCACGATGGGCGCGGCGTTTAACGTCCCGATCGTCGAATTCGAAGACGCGGACGAAGCGTTCGAGTTTTTGAAAAGCAAGAACTTTACCGTCTATCTTGCGGACAGCCGCGCGGAAAAAATGTACTACGAACTGCCGTACGGCAAACGCGTGGCGTTCGTCCTCGGGAGCGAACGCTACGGGATCAGCCGCGCTTGGTACGATAAGGATGTCTCCCTCGTGGCGATCCCGATGCTCGGGAAGTGCGATTCTTTGAACGTTGGCGTCGCGGGAACCGTTCTTTTGTATGAAGCGTGCGTAAAAAATAAAATCGGCGGGAAGCGGTAG
- a CDS encoding alpha/beta hydrolase, whose amino-acid sequence MASFQRVVFKTIDVLFNFTQNYHKFKNIHVEKNIVYDPEYPNICALDIYRHEDKVGVKLPTVINVHGGGFMGGGREYRTGIAGYFVDKLDVCVVNISYHLCEKDPFPQYLRDSVKALQWIVEHGEEYDIDLDNLYIMGDSAGAQIAAHSIAVVQNEKLADALGCVKPDIKFKAALLFCGPYDVVTALTNKDVPFDFAHLVGNKVFGFNTRKQESFDNYVYKDYINVLDWIGPNFPPAFICDTIGDVFCLGQGQMMIDTLKKNRVPYVHYYSAKKADFHCWYLNLKLHSSKKVLKATVHYMESLLSGVVPPNERIVYGKEKVARVKKGVVKTRKLKAADKRKAIEESSSEEKPKA is encoded by the coding sequence ATGGCGTCTTTTCAACGCGTTGTTTTCAAAACGATCGACGTACTTTTTAATTTTACGCAGAATTATCATAAGTTCAAGAATATTCACGTTGAAAAGAATATCGTCTACGATCCCGAGTATCCGAATATTTGCGCGCTCGATATTTACCGCCACGAGGATAAAGTCGGCGTAAAGCTTCCGACCGTGATCAACGTGCACGGCGGCGGCTTTATGGGCGGCGGAAGAGAGTATCGAACCGGGATCGCCGGATATTTCGTCGATAAGCTCGACGTTTGCGTCGTAAACATCAGCTACCACCTATGCGAAAAAGACCCTTTCCCTCAATATTTGCGGGATAGCGTAAAGGCGCTTCAATGGATCGTCGAGCACGGCGAAGAGTACGACATCGATTTGGATAACCTGTATATAATGGGCGACAGCGCGGGCGCGCAGATTGCGGCGCATTCGATCGCGGTCGTTCAAAACGAAAAGCTTGCGGACGCGCTCGGCTGCGTAAAACCCGATATCAAGTTCAAAGCCGCGCTTTTGTTCTGCGGTCCGTACGACGTCGTTACCGCTTTAACGAATAAAGACGTGCCTTTCGATTTCGCGCACTTGGTCGGAAATAAGGTCTTCGGATTCAACACGCGTAAGCAAGAATCCTTCGATAATTACGTTTATAAAGATTATATAAACGTCCTCGATTGGATCGGACCGAATTTCCCGCCCGCTTTTATTTGCGATACGATCGGCGACGTCTTCTGCCTCGGGCAAGGGCAAATGATGATCGACACGCTGAAAAAGAACCGCGTTCCGTACGTCCATTACTATTCCGCGAAAAAGGCGGATTTCCATTGCTGGTATCTGAATTTGAAGTTGCACAGCTCGAAAAAGGTTTTGAAAGCCACCGTCCATTATATGGAGAGTTTGCTGTCGGGCGTAGTTCCGCCGAACGAGCGCATCGTCTACGGAAAAGAAAAGGTCGCGCGCGTCAAAAAAGGCGTGGTAAAAACCAGAAAACTCAAAGCCGCGGACAAGCGGAAAGCGATCGAAGAATCTTCTTCCGAGGAGAAGCCGAAAGCCTAA
- a CDS encoding PTS sugar transporter subunit IIC: MSEEIELKTTETETPAAPEKKSCPVKEKVKFFCNRWFIDAFSGMAQGLFCTLIAGTILAQIASWCGENSFANTLNAIAKIAKSLMGAGIGVGIANKLKAKPLVVFTAAVTGLVGAFASGLVDSLVKGAAFALAFGAPGNPIGSYVLSLFTVEIASLYAGKTKLDIVLVPLGMMILCLGGVFLAFPFIKLIELLGKGIALAIEAGAAVKIIVGVFVAIVMGILLTMPTSSAAIWIAITAAVSAKYADALSIAGGAAVAGCAAHMIGFAVASFRENGVGGLISQGIGTSMLQIPNIMKKPVILVPEIAASAVSGLVAVLLDLRCNAAGGGMGTSGLVGVFGAIDASQAASIPAWKITIGVILCLFVIPAVVSFFVSELLRKKGAIAFGDQKLD; this comes from the coding sequence ATGAGTGAAGAAATCGAATTGAAGACAACGGAAACGGAAACGCCCGCGGCTCCCGAAAAGAAGTCTTGCCCGGTAAAAGAAAAAGTAAAGTTTTTCTGTAACCGTTGGTTTATCGACGCGTTCTCCGGAATGGCGCAAGGGCTTTTCTGCACGCTGATCGCGGGAACGATCCTTGCGCAGATCGCCTCTTGGTGCGGCGAGAATTCTTTCGCGAACACGTTAAACGCGATCGCGAAGATCGCGAAATCTTTAATGGGAGCGGGGATCGGCGTCGGTATCGCGAATAAGCTCAAAGCGAAGCCCCTCGTCGTCTTTACCGCGGCGGTCACGGGGCTCGTGGGTGCGTTCGCTTCGGGGCTCGTGGACAGCCTCGTCAAAGGCGCTGCGTTCGCTCTCGCCTTCGGTGCGCCCGGTAACCCGATCGGATCGTACGTCCTTTCGCTCTTTACGGTGGAGATCGCTTCTTTATACGCGGGTAAAACCAAACTCGACATCGTCCTCGTTCCGCTCGGAATGATGATTCTCTGCCTCGGCGGCGTTTTCCTCGCGTTCCCCTTTATCAAACTCATCGAACTGCTCGGAAAGGGCATCGCTCTCGCGATCGAGGCGGGCGCGGCGGTCAAGATCATCGTCGGCGTATTCGTCGCGATCGTTATGGGTATACTTCTGACGATGCCGACTTCTTCCGCGGCGATTTGGATCGCGATCACGGCGGCGGTCTCCGCAAAGTATGCGGACGCTTTGTCGATCGCGGGCGGCGCGGCGGTCGCGGGATGCGCGGCGCATATGATCGGATTCGCGGTCGCGTCTTTCCGTGAAAACGGCGTCGGCGGCTTGATCTCGCAAGGGATCGGAACGAGTATGCTTCAAATCCCGAACATTATGAAAAAGCCCGTGATCTTGGTTCCCGAGATCGCGGCGAGCGCGGTCTCCGGTTTGGTCGCCGTCCTTCTCGACCTTCGCTGCAACGCGGCGGGCGGCGGAATGGGGACGAGCGGTCTCGTCGGCGTCTTCGGCGCGATCGACGCTTCGCAAGCGGCTTCAATCCCCGCTTGGAAGATCACGATCGGCGTCATCTTATGTTTGTTCGTGATCCCCGCCGTGGTCTCCTTCTTCGTCAGCGAACTTTTGAGGAAGAAGGGTGCGATCGCGTTCGGCGATCAAAAACTCGATTGA
- a CDS encoding 4'-phosphopantetheinyl transferase superfamily protein encodes MSEIVKEGEILLYITQKGKLDKALAEIGAKALSKTPQGAPYIENSDVKVSVSHKGNVVVLACSLKPVGVDIEDVTVPRNVERLSRLFHASEKAESLYDFYKIWTAKEAEGKRVGTGVNAEILRAKTEGAKYMDYGDYLICAIGEGGLVVRELD; translated from the coding sequence ATGAGTGAGATCGTAAAAGAAGGAGAGATACTCCTATACATAACGCAAAAAGGAAAATTGGATAAGGCACTCGCCGAGATCGGCGCGAAGGCGCTTTCGAAGACGCCGCAAGGCGCACCCTATATTGAAAATTCGGACGTAAAGGTCTCGGTTTCCCATAAAGGAAACGTCGTCGTTCTCGCTTGCTCCTTAAAACCCGTCGGCGTGGACATCGAGGACGTCACCGTTCCGAGAAACGTCGAAAGGCTCAGCCGTTTGTTTCACGCCAGCGAAAAAGCCGAATCGCTTTATGATTTTTATAAGATCTGGACAGCGAAAGAGGCGGAAGGGAAGCGCGTCGGGACGGGCGTAAACGCGGAAATTCTCCGCGCGAAGACCGAAGGCGCGAAATATATGGACTACGGTGATTATTTGATTTGCGCGATCGGAGAGGGCGGCCTCGTCGTTCGCGAGTTGGATTAA
- a CDS encoding patatin-like phospholipase family protein, with protein sequence MKRALCLQGGGAKGAFQAGAIKALKERGYKFNCAVGASVGCLNAAMVAQGKIDELYSLWENLDLTDVLPVDRIAEGGRLSFRSVASSAFNILTQGVDTSRIRAILEKNVDEDALRSSKINFGLVTVEGGKEKNLKKLFINDIPRGKLIDFMMASAALPLFKKVEIEGTRYWDGGMIDNLPLSMLVEKGYENITAIRLGGNLSYKPKQGEKVKIEYIDPTFSAGQLINFSSATLNRSLRMGYFDALRHLDSLTGKTYYLKSFTMRDLAKTLARTGDFINKALLSFGISIGGDDKEKLAMLTLLLGQIFGMTNRAADRIWIRFFETFAEFYGVERWKVYSLEEFLRETALAFDPAKPTKGDEKQMKAAAVFRTFAEEMKK encoded by the coding sequence ATGAAAAGGGCATTGTGTTTGCAAGGCGGCGGCGCGAAAGGCGCCTTTCAAGCGGGCGCGATCAAAGCGCTGAAAGAGCGCGGTTACAAGTTTAACTGCGCGGTCGGCGCGTCGGTCGGTTGCTTAAACGCGGCGATGGTCGCGCAGGGAAAGATCGACGAGCTCTATTCTTTATGGGAGAACCTCGATCTGACGGACGTGCTTCCCGTGGATCGCATCGCGGAGGGCGGCAGGCTTTCTTTCCGCTCGGTCGCTTCGTCCGCCTTTAACATCCTGACCCAAGGTGTGGACACGTCGCGCATTCGCGCGATCCTCGAAAAGAACGTGGACGAGGATGCGCTTCGCTCTTCGAAAATCAATTTCGGGCTCGTAACGGTAGAAGGCGGCAAAGAAAAGAATCTCAAAAAACTTTTTATAAACGATATTCCGCGCGGCAAACTCATTGATTTTATGATGGCGTCGGCGGCGCTTCCTCTTTTCAAAAAAGTCGAGATCGAAGGCACGCGCTATTGGGACGGCGGTATGATCGATAATCTTCCGCTTTCGATGCTCGTCGAAAAAGGCTACGAAAACATTACGGCGATCCGCCTCGGCGGGAATTTGAGTTATAAGCCGAAGCAGGGAGAAAAAGTCAAGATCGAATATATCGATCCCACCTTTTCGGCGGGACAGCTCATCAACTTTTCAAGCGCGACTTTGAATCGCTCTTTGCGTATGGGCTATTTCGACGCTTTGCGCCATTTGGATTCCCTGACCGGTAAAACTTATTATCTGAAATCTTTTACGATGCGCGACCTCGCGAAAACGCTTGCGAGAACGGGCGACTTCATAAATAAAGCGCTCTTGTCGTTCGGGATCTCGATCGGTGGGGACGACAAGGAAAAACTCGCGATGCTGACCCTTCTTTTGGGGCAGATTTTCGGAATGACGAATCGCGCCGCCGATCGGATCTGGATCCGCTTTTTCGAGACCTTCGCCGAGTTTTACGGCGTCGAAAGGTGGAAAGTATATTCTTTGGAGGAATTTCTTCGAGAAACGGCGCTCGCGTTCGATCCCGCGAAACCCACGAAAGGCGATGAAAAACAAATGAAGGCGGCGGCGGTTTTCCGCACGTTTGCAGAGGAGATGAAAAAATGA